One genomic region from Phoenix dactylifera cultivar Barhee BC4 unplaced genomic scaffold, palm_55x_up_171113_PBpolish2nd_filt_p 000046F, whole genome shotgun sequence encodes:
- the LOC120104596 gene encoding heparanase-like protein 3 — translation MGGALLRLLGFCFWAFLWLSSFVAVDAVGASPPAGASKGTAVVDGTTAIAVTDDDFVCATLDWWPPEKCDYGTCSWGLASVLNLNLSNKILLNAVKEFSPLKLRIGGSLQDKVIYGVDPQQPCTPFVKKKSEMFGFSQGCLPMHRWDELNGFFKKAGAVIIFGLNALNGRVHLPGGSLGGPWNSTNAASFIHYTVNKGYTIHGWELGKSHVPFRFLTS, via the exons ATGGGTGGAGCTCTTCTGCGGCTCCTGGGCTTCTGCTTCTGGGCATTTCTATGGCTCTCCAGCTTCGTCGCAGTGGACGCTGTTGGGGCTTCTCCGCCTGCTGGGGCCAGCAAGGGGACCGCCGTCGTCGATGGGACAACTGCCATTGCGGTCACTGACGATGACTTCGTTTGCGCTACGCTGGATTGGTGGCCGCCGGAGAAGTGTGATTACGGGACTTGTAGCTGGGGCCTCGCATCCGTGCTCAATCTG AATCTTTCCAACAAGATTTTATTGAATGCTGTTAAAG AATTTTCTCCATTGAAACTCCGCATTGGGGGCTCCTTGCAAGATAAGGTCATATATGGCGTGGATCCTCAACAGCCATGTACTCCTTTTGTTAAGAAAAAATCTGAGATGTTTGGTTTTTCTCAAGGCTGCCTACCCATGCATAGATGGGATGAACTCAATGGTTTCTTCAAAAAAGCCGG AGCTGTAATCATTTTTGGGCTGAATGCCCTTAATGGAAGGGTTCATTTGCCGGGTGGTTCTTTAGGAGGACCCTGGAACTCCACCAACGCTGCATCTTTTATTCACTACACTGTCAATAAGGGTTACACTATCCATGGTTGGGAGCTTGGTAAGAGTCATGTCCCATTTAGATTCCTcacttcataa